Proteins co-encoded in one Xanthomonas campestris pv. badrii genomic window:
- a CDS encoding M28 family metallopeptidase → MRILLLSACLFVGGVAQAANDLPGGGIDAEALSRHVRLLASDDFEGRAPASAGEQRTVDYLVEQFKAAGLQPGGEQGSWTQAVPLVRAQVEGPVQATLRVGGKTQTLVNGTDVTLQSLRPQAAVALKNAPLVFVGYGISAPERQWDDYKGVDLRGKIAVVLINDADFESAQPGAFDGKAVTYYGRWTYKYEEAARRGAAGVLIVHETAPAAYGWATVQSSGLSPLFDIERSDADARAQHVQVRGWMQRTLAQSLFKQAGLDFEQAKARAQQRDFAPVALGDARLSVDFKLKRERVVTHNVVAKLTGSQHPDETVIFSAHWDAFGIGKADASGDTVRRGAVDNATGVASVLELARVFAAGPRPQRTLYFIALTAEEKGLLGANYYAAHPLAPLDKTVAVLNMEMFSPDGPTRDIASWGRGRVSLEGDLEQAAKARGRTYSPDPNLEAGFFYRADHFAFARMGVPAITAGPGLDMRDGGIAKGKALREKYFADCYHQPCDRWTPQWDASGHAADTTLVYDVGVALANGRQWPSWQDGSEFKAIRARSDAARR, encoded by the coding sequence ATGCGCATCCTGTTGTTGTCCGCCTGCCTGTTCGTGGGAGGCGTGGCGCAGGCCGCCAACGATCTGCCCGGTGGCGGCATCGATGCCGAGGCGTTGTCGCGGCACGTGCGCCTGCTGGCCTCGGACGACTTCGAGGGCCGTGCGCCGGCCAGTGCCGGTGAGCAGCGCACTGTCGATTACCTGGTCGAACAATTCAAGGCGGCGGGCCTGCAGCCCGGTGGCGAGCAGGGCAGCTGGACCCAGGCGGTGCCGCTGGTGCGCGCGCAGGTGGAGGGGCCGGTGCAGGCGACCCTGCGCGTGGGCGGCAAGACCCAGACCCTGGTCAACGGCACCGATGTGACCTTGCAGAGCCTGCGTCCGCAGGCCGCCGTGGCACTGAAGAATGCGCCGCTGGTGTTCGTGGGCTACGGCATCAGCGCGCCGGAGCGGCAGTGGGACGATTACAAGGGCGTGGACCTGCGCGGCAAGATCGCGGTGGTGCTGATCAACGATGCCGACTTCGAGAGCGCGCAGCCGGGTGCGTTCGATGGCAAGGCGGTGACCTATTACGGCCGCTGGACCTACAAGTACGAAGAAGCCGCGCGGCGTGGCGCGGCCGGCGTGCTGATCGTGCACGAGACCGCGCCGGCCGCGTACGGCTGGGCCACGGTGCAGAGTTCGGGCCTGTCGCCGCTGTTCGACATCGAACGCAGCGACGCCGATGCCCGCGCGCAGCATGTGCAGGTGCGTGGCTGGATGCAGCGCACACTGGCACAGTCGCTGTTCAAGCAGGCCGGGCTGGACTTCGAGCAGGCCAAGGCACGCGCGCAGCAGCGCGACTTTGCGCCGGTGGCGCTGGGCGATGCGCGCCTGTCGGTGGACTTCAAGCTCAAGCGCGAACGCGTGGTCACCCATAACGTGGTGGCCAAGCTCACCGGCAGCCAACACCCGGACGAGACGGTGATCTTCTCCGCGCATTGGGATGCGTTCGGGATCGGCAAGGCCGATGCCTCCGGCGACACGGTGCGCCGTGGCGCGGTGGACAACGCCACCGGCGTGGCCAGCGTGCTGGAACTGGCGCGCGTGTTCGCCGCCGGCCCCAGGCCGCAGCGCACGCTGTATTTCATTGCGTTGACCGCCGAGGAGAAGGGCCTGCTCGGTGCCAACTACTACGCCGCGCATCCGCTGGCGCCGTTGGACAAGACCGTGGCGGTGCTCAACATGGAGATGTTCAGCCCCGATGGCCCCACCCGCGACATCGCCTCATGGGGGCGTGGACGGGTGTCGCTGGAAGGCGATCTGGAGCAGGCCGCCAAGGCGCGCGGGCGCACGTATTCGCCGGACCCGAATCTGGAAGCTGGCTTCTTCTACCGCGCCGACCATTTCGCGTTCGCGCGCATGGGCGTGCCGGCCATCACCGCCGGCCCCGGCCTGGACATGCGCGATGGCGGCATCGCCAAGGGCAAGGCGCTGCGCGAGAAGTATTTCGCCGACTGCTATCACCAGCCCTGCGACCGCTGGACCCCGCAGTGGGATGCCAGCGGACATGCCGCCGATACCACGCTGGTCTACGACGTCGGCGTGGCGCTGGCCAACGGCCGGCAGTGGCCGAGCTGGCAGGATGGCTCGGAGTTCAAGGCCATCCGTGCACGCAGCGATGCAGCGCGCAGGTAA
- the yedA gene encoding drug/metabolite exporter YedA, which yields MSSSHDAAAPARSGLVVIALLLVYVVWGSTYLAIRFALEGGAQPLTMVSGSRFIIAGSVLYGALRWRGVAAPTRAQWKNVALMGAALLLLGNGMVVLAERSVSSGLAATAVASVPLWMALFGALRGQHASGGEWLGIVIGFLGVVWLNAGSSLTATPGGLVLLLIAPIGWAFGSVWSRGRDLPSPFMTAAGQMLCGGVLLVSTGLLIGERPHAWPTPHGLMAVAYLCVFGSIVAFTAYVWLLHHVRPALAGSYAYVNPVIAVALGAWLGHERFTAHDLGAMAVILAGVLVVTLARARR from the coding sequence ATGTCTTCCTCTCACGACGCTGCCGCGCCCGCGCGCAGCGGGTTGGTCGTTATTGCGTTGTTGCTGGTCTACGTGGTCTGGGGCTCGACCTATCTGGCGATCCGGTTCGCGTTGGAGGGCGGTGCGCAGCCACTGACGATGGTGTCCGGTTCGCGCTTCATCATTGCCGGCAGCGTGCTCTACGGCGCGCTGCGCTGGCGCGGCGTGGCGGCGCCCACGCGCGCGCAATGGAAGAACGTGGCCTTGATGGGCGCGGCGCTGTTGTTGCTGGGCAACGGCATGGTGGTACTGGCCGAGCGCAGCGTGTCCTCGGGCCTGGCGGCTACCGCGGTGGCCTCGGTGCCGTTATGGATGGCCTTGTTCGGCGCCTTGCGCGGGCAGCATGCCAGTGGCGGCGAATGGCTGGGCATCGTGATCGGCTTTCTGGGCGTGGTGTGGCTCAATGCCGGCAGCAGCCTGACTGCCACGCCGGGTGGGCTGGTGCTGTTGCTGATCGCACCGATCGGCTGGGCATTCGGCTCGGTGTGGTCGCGTGGCCGCGATCTGCCGTCGCCCTTCATGACCGCCGCCGGGCAGATGCTGTGCGGTGGCGTATTGCTGGTGAGTACCGGCCTGCTGATCGGTGAGCGCCCGCACGCCTGGCCAACGCCGCACGGGCTGATGGCAGTGGCCTACCTGTGCGTGTTCGGATCGATCGTGGCATTCACCGCCTATGTGTGGCTGCTGCACCACGTGCGCCCGGCGCTGGCTGGCAGCTACGCCTACGTCAACCCGGTGATTGCGGTGGCGCTGGGCGCGTGGCTGGGGCATGAGCGGTTCACTGCGCACGACCTCGGCGCCATGGCGGTGATCCTGGCGGGCGTGCTGGTGGTCACCCTGGCCAGGGCGCGGCGATGA
- a CDS encoding efflux RND transporter periplasmic adaptor subunit, giving the protein MNTSADLLKQLRIDRQRPAAPPPARRSGWIIAAIVLVLVLAAAVWWFTRTPVVKVQTAPVVAISAGSSSASVLDASGYVVARRMATVSAQVTGKVREVMIEEGMRVEQGQVMATLDPLDADAQRTLSASQLSAARSQVDNMQAQLAVANADATRLQSLVDAQLVSRSQYEQATAQRDALRAQLQNAQRNVQVASDQLAIAGIRSDFNVVRAPFAGVVTAKAAQPGEIVSPLSAGGGFTRTGIGTIVDMDSLEIEVEVGESYIGRVQPKMPVEAVLNAYPDWKIPGEVIAIIPTADRGKATVKVRVAFKVKDARIVPEMGVRVSFLEQAKPQQASRPQGVRVPAAALVERDGATLAFVVGERNTVAARTVTTGMLMGQDRQVVTGLNAGDSVVLNPPQTLKDGDTVAEAEPDPTE; this is encoded by the coding sequence ATGAACACATCCGCCGATCTGCTCAAGCAACTTCGCATCGACCGCCAGCGCCCTGCCGCGCCGCCACCCGCACGCCGCAGCGGCTGGATCATCGCCGCCATCGTCCTGGTGCTGGTGTTGGCAGCTGCGGTGTGGTGGTTCACCCGCACTCCGGTGGTCAAGGTGCAGACCGCACCGGTGGTGGCGATCAGTGCCGGCAGCAGCAGCGCCTCGGTGCTGGATGCGTCCGGTTACGTGGTTGCCCGGCGCATGGCCACGGTGTCGGCCCAGGTCACCGGCAAGGTACGCGAGGTGATGATCGAAGAAGGCATGCGTGTCGAACAAGGCCAGGTGATGGCCACGCTCGACCCGCTGGATGCCGATGCGCAGCGCACGCTGTCGGCCTCGCAGCTGTCGGCCGCGCGCAGCCAGGTCGACAACATGCAGGCGCAGCTGGCGGTGGCCAATGCCGATGCCACGCGCCTGCAGTCGCTGGTCGACGCGCAGCTGGTCTCGCGCTCGCAGTACGAACAGGCCACCGCGCAACGCGATGCCTTGCGTGCGCAGTTGCAGAATGCGCAACGCAACGTGCAGGTGGCATCGGACCAACTGGCCATTGCCGGCATCCGTTCGGACTTCAACGTGGTGCGCGCGCCGTTCGCCGGCGTGGTCACCGCCAAGGCTGCGCAGCCGGGCGAAATCGTCTCGCCATTGTCGGCCGGCGGTGGCTTCACCCGCACCGGCATCGGCACTATCGTGGACATGGACTCGCTGGAGATCGAAGTGGAAGTGGGCGAGTCCTACATCGGCCGCGTACAACCGAAGATGCCGGTGGAAGCGGTGCTCAACGCCTACCCGGACTGGAAGATCCCCGGTGAGGTGATCGCCATCATTCCCACCGCCGACCGCGGCAAGGCCACGGTGAAAGTGCGGGTGGCCTTCAAGGTCAAGGACGCGCGCATCGTGCCGGAAATGGGCGTGCGGGTGAGTTTCCTGGAGCAGGCCAAACCGCAGCAGGCGTCCAGGCCCCAGGGCGTGCGCGTACCGGCCGCTGCCCTGGTCGAACGCGATGGCGCCACGCTGGCATTCGTTGTCGGTGAGCGCAACACCGTGGCCGCCAGGACCGTCACCACCGGCATGCTGATGGGCCAGGATCGGCAGGTGGTCACCGGCTTGAATGCGGGCGATAGCGTGGTGCTCAACCCGCCGCAGACCTTGAAGGATGGCGACACGGTGGCCGAAGCGGAGCCTGACCCGACCGAATAA
- a CDS encoding alpha/beta hydrolase family protein, whose translation MTRLLLLACACLWLAGCSSSSTSLSERLVAPGGVSPLLDEDRIAATIATVPNRSGHVVTRDQVPIFWRAIDPGQYAVHYRYLGQRQDPAHALDVDFTFSVPTATPPAPRGTIVLLHGWMMDGDSLLPWSLQLAQAGYRVITIDLRNHGHSGGGPSGYGTRESDDVIDVLNALQPRGQIQGPLYLFGISYGAATALFTADKLGPRVAGVVAMESFANAGRGIRDMVPHLLASQPSGWRGQAVAAYARWRYADQNIDAVIAAADAQLRLDLDHVDVAQALAHTRSCVLLLHGDADQHIPVAHGRALALASARAHYLELAGENHLSLPLRLDLLGGPIDQWLAQVQQDPTHCPAPQALPASTLAVASPLAVPRS comes from the coding sequence ATGACGCGCCTGCTTCTGCTGGCCTGCGCCTGCCTGTGGCTGGCCGGCTGTTCTTCGTCTTCCACCTCGCTCAGCGAGCGCCTGGTCGCGCCCGGTGGCGTGTCGCCGTTGCTGGACGAAGATCGCATCGCCGCCACCATCGCCACGGTGCCCAACCGCAGCGGCCATGTGGTGACGCGCGATCAGGTGCCGATCTTCTGGCGTGCGATCGATCCCGGCCAGTACGCCGTGCATTACCGCTACCTGGGCCAGCGCCAGGACCCGGCGCACGCGCTGGATGTGGACTTTACCTTCTCAGTGCCCACCGCCACGCCGCCTGCGCCGCGCGGCACCATCGTGCTGCTGCACGGCTGGATGATGGACGGCGATTCGCTGCTGCCCTGGTCGCTGCAGCTGGCGCAGGCCGGCTATCGGGTGATCACCATCGATCTGCGCAACCACGGCCATTCCGGTGGCGGCCCGTCGGGCTACGGCACGCGCGAGTCCGATGATGTGATCGATGTGCTCAACGCGCTGCAGCCGCGTGGCCAAATCCAGGGGCCGCTGTACCTGTTCGGCATTTCCTATGGTGCGGCCACCGCACTGTTCACGGCCGACAAGCTCGGCCCGCGCGTGGCCGGCGTGGTGGCAATGGAATCCTTTGCCAATGCCGGCCGCGGCATCCGCGACATGGTGCCGCATCTGCTGGCCAGCCAGCCCAGCGGCTGGCGCGGGCAGGCGGTGGCGGCCTATGCGCGCTGGCGCTACGCCGACCAGAACATCGATGCGGTGATCGCCGCCGCCGATGCCCAGCTCAGGCTGGATCTGGACCACGTCGATGTGGCGCAGGCGCTGGCGCACACGCGCAGCTGCGTGCTGCTCCTGCACGGCGATGCCGACCAGCACATTCCGGTGGCGCATGGCCGCGCACTGGCGTTGGCCAGCGCGCGTGCGCATTACCTGGAGCTGGCCGGCGAAAACCATCTGAGCCTGCCGCTACGGCTGGATCTGCTCGGTGGCCCAATCGATCAGTGGCTGGCGCAGGTGCAACAAGACCCCACCCATTGCCCTGCGCCGCAAGCGCTGCCGGCCTCCACGCTGGCAGTGGCCAGCCCCCTGGCGGTGCCGCGCAGTTGA
- a CDS encoding sensor histidine kinase, which translates to MHARLPAWLRPAAHSQVAARLAQGQSPWMDCVHLLWSAWVFVVPVFSPRGYDSTWLLCTVVSYPLFLLLYARMLLAPRDRLYRYAWAMGILSAALLPVYASGISYFVFACLSLRPSTRHALWRHVAILLLMNALYLAWARWLGLGWQGLVWLPVSVLGMAAVGAVYSINERKDALLRLSQDEVRRLAATAERERIGRDLHDLLGHTLSLVALKSDLAARLIERDPQAARGEIDAVAQISRDALAQVRRAVTGIRAAGLVAELASAKVLLDMDGIVLEHTLDALPLPPEHETALALVVREAATNVQRHAQARRVRVSLRAQDGRAVLEITDDGRGGVIVPGNGLDGMRARLQALGGGLEVDALPRGMRLRASVPLPHAMPEPAHPPVPLPLVPQPR; encoded by the coding sequence ATGCATGCAAGGCTCCCGGCCTGGCTTCGTCCGGCCGCACATTCGCAAGTGGCCGCACGCCTGGCGCAAGGCCAGTCGCCGTGGATGGACTGCGTGCACCTGCTGTGGTCGGCCTGGGTGTTCGTGGTGCCGGTGTTCTCCCCGCGTGGCTATGACAGCACCTGGCTGTTGTGCACGGTGGTGTCGTACCCGCTGTTCCTGCTGCTGTACGCGCGCATGTTGCTGGCGCCGCGCGACAGGCTGTACCGCTATGCCTGGGCGATGGGGATACTCAGCGCCGCGCTGCTACCGGTATACGCCTCGGGCATCAGCTACTTCGTGTTTGCCTGCCTGAGCCTGCGGCCTTCCACGCGGCATGCGCTGTGGCGGCATGTCGCCATCCTGCTGCTGATGAACGCGCTGTACCTGGCCTGGGCACGCTGGCTCGGGCTGGGCTGGCAGGGATTGGTGTGGTTGCCGGTGTCCGTGCTGGGCATGGCCGCGGTCGGCGCGGTGTACAGCATCAACGAGCGCAAGGACGCGTTGCTGCGCCTGTCGCAGGACGAAGTGCGCCGGCTGGCGGCCACTGCCGAGCGCGAGCGCATCGGCCGCGATCTGCACGACCTGCTCGGCCACACCTTGTCGCTGGTGGCGCTCAAATCCGATCTGGCCGCGCGCCTGATCGAGCGCGACCCGCAGGCGGCACGCGGCGAGATCGATGCGGTGGCGCAGATCTCGCGCGATGCCCTGGCGCAGGTGCGCCGCGCCGTCACCGGCATTCGCGCCGCCGGCCTGGTGGCCGAGCTGGCCTCGGCAAAGGTGCTGCTGGACATGGACGGCATCGTGCTGGAACACACGCTGGACGCGTTGCCTCTGCCGCCCGAGCACGAGACCGCCCTGGCGTTGGTGGTGCGCGAGGCCGCCACCAACGTGCAACGCCACGCCCAGGCCAGACGGGTCCGGGTGAGCCTGCGCGCGCAGGACGGCCGGGCGGTGCTGGAGATCACCGACGATGGACGCGGCGGGGTGATCGTGCCCGGCAATGGCCTGGATGGCATGCGTGCGCGCCTGCAGGCCCTGGGTGGCGGGTTGGAAGTGGACGCGCTGCCACGCGGCATGCGCCTGCGCGCCAGCGTGCCGTTGCCGCACGCCATGCCGGAGCCGGCCCACCCACCAGTGCCGCTGCCCCTGGTGCCGCAACCACGCTGA
- a CDS encoding ABC transporter permease, protein MKYLSLVWAQLFRSKTRTLLTLLSVVAAFLLFGMLDSVRVAFTSGGSVSGVDRLVVASRLSITQSLPIRLEAQVRSVPGVRDVTSAMWFGGIYRDPKNFFPNFSVAPNFFDVYSEYQLPKDQLKAFQTTRTGAVVGETLAKEFGWKIGDTIPLQATIFPRSGSNDWPLQLVGIFRMKDRTVAANQERQLMMNWKYFDESNDYIKNQVSWMTVTLSNPDQASRVAQAIDALSANSDHETKSQTESAFQQAFVKQFADIGLIVTSIMAAVFFTLLLLTGNTMAQAVRERIPELATLKTLGFQDRTVLSLVMIESVLLIGLGGLIGMGLAALVIPAVSARSGGLMPTQSVPLQTWLVALALMVGIGLVVGVLPALRAQRLKIVDALAGR, encoded by the coding sequence ATGAAGTATCTCTCGCTGGTGTGGGCGCAGTTGTTCCGCAGCAAGACGCGCACCTTGTTGACGTTGTTGTCGGTGGTGGCGGCGTTCCTGTTGTTCGGCATGCTCGATTCGGTGCGCGTGGCCTTCACCTCCGGCGGCAGCGTCAGTGGCGTGGACCGGTTGGTGGTGGCCTCGCGGCTGTCGATCACCCAGTCGCTGCCGATCCGCCTGGAAGCGCAGGTGCGCAGCGTGCCGGGCGTGCGCGATGTGACCTCGGCCATGTGGTTCGGCGGCATCTACCGCGACCCGAAGAATTTCTTCCCCAATTTCTCGGTGGCGCCGAACTTCTTCGACGTCTACAGCGAATACCAATTGCCCAAGGACCAGCTCAAGGCCTTTCAGACCACACGCACCGGCGCGGTGGTGGGCGAAACCCTGGCCAAGGAGTTCGGCTGGAAGATCGGCGACACGATTCCGCTGCAGGCCACCATCTTCCCGCGCAGCGGCAGCAACGACTGGCCGTTGCAGCTGGTCGGCATCTTCCGCATGAAGGACCGCACGGTGGCGGCCAACCAGGAACGCCAGTTGATGATGAACTGGAAATATTTCGATGAATCCAACGACTACATCAAGAACCAGGTGAGCTGGATGACGGTGACCCTGAGCAATCCCGACCAGGCCTCGCGCGTGGCGCAGGCCATCGATGCGCTCTCGGCCAACTCCGATCACGAAACCAAGTCGCAGACCGAATCGGCGTTCCAGCAGGCCTTCGTCAAGCAGTTCGCCGACATCGGCCTGATCGTCACCTCGATCATGGCCGCGGTGTTCTTCACCTTGTTGCTGCTGACCGGCAACACCATGGCGCAAGCGGTGCGCGAGCGGATTCCGGAACTGGCCACGCTCAAGACGCTGGGCTTCCAGGACCGCACGGTGTTGAGCCTGGTGATGATCGAATCGGTGTTGCTGATCGGCCTGGGCGGCTTGATCGGCATGGGCCTGGCCGCGCTGGTGATCCCGGCGGTGTCCGCACGCAGCGGCGGCCTGATGCCCACGCAGAGCGTGCCGCTGCAGACCTGGCTGGTTGCGCTGGCCCTGATGGTCGGCATCGGCTTGGTGGTGGGTGTGCTGCCGGCGTTACGCGCGCAGCGCTTGAAGATCGTCGATGCCCTCGCCGGCCGCTGA
- the rarD gene encoding EamA family transporter RarD, with amino-acid sequence MSAPVPVSAVEARRGLVMTAASFVIWGLVPLYWHLLKVVPSLQIIAHRIVWSAVLVVAWLVASSGLRWWRTIAAQPRALRMLAASSVAIAFNWGLYIWAINAGHVIEASLGYFINPLLSVLLGVLVLKERLRGIQWLAVACAALGVLWLTIDAGAPPWIALGLAVSFGLYGLLRKLVAVDSVAGLGVESVYLFVPALLVAAWGEQGHGGAFFSGWNLRTDLLLIFGGVVTAVPLIGFAYGVRRIPLSLVGILQYIGPSLQLLLGVWFFHEPFDQGRALGFAAIWVGLLLFVGDSVARSRQPVAAR; translated from the coding sequence ATGAGCGCGCCGGTGCCGGTGTCGGCAGTGGAAGCGCGGCGCGGTCTGGTGATGACCGCCGCGAGCTTCGTGATCTGGGGCCTGGTGCCGCTGTACTGGCATCTGCTCAAGGTGGTGCCGTCGCTGCAGATCATTGCGCACCGCATCGTGTGGAGCGCCGTGCTGGTGGTTGCGTGGCTGGTGGCGAGCTCGGGCCTGAGGTGGTGGCGCACGATTGCCGCGCAGCCGCGCGCGCTGAGGATGCTGGCCGCCAGCAGCGTGGCGATCGCCTTCAATTGGGGCCTGTATATCTGGGCCATCAACGCCGGGCATGTGATCGAAGCCAGCCTGGGCTACTTCATCAATCCGTTACTGAGCGTGTTGCTGGGCGTGCTGGTGCTGAAAGAGCGCCTGCGCGGCATCCAGTGGCTGGCGGTGGCGTGCGCCGCACTCGGCGTGCTGTGGCTGACCATCGATGCCGGTGCGCCGCCGTGGATTGCGCTGGGGCTGGCGGTTTCGTTCGGCCTGTACGGGTTGCTGCGCAAGCTGGTGGCGGTGGACTCGGTGGCCGGCCTGGGTGTGGAAAGCGTGTACCTGTTCGTGCCGGCACTGCTGGTTGCCGCATGGGGCGAGCAGGGCCATGGCGGCGCGTTCTTCAGCGGCTGGAATCTGCGCACCGATCTGCTGCTGATCTTCGGTGGCGTGGTGACGGCGGTACCGCTGATCGGATTTGCCTACGGCGTGCGGCGGATCCCGCTGTCGCTGGTGGGCATCCTGCAGTACATCGGGCCGAGCCTGCAGCTCCTGCTGGGCGTGTGGTTCTTCCATGAGCCGTTCGACCAGGGGCGCGCGCTGGGGTTTGCTGCGATCTGGGTCGGGCTGCTGCTGTTCGTCGGCGACAGCGTGGCGCGTTCGCGGCAGCCGGTGGCGGCGCGCTGA
- a CDS encoding ABC transporter permease has translation MQSKWKNRGANLLSVVVLAVGLGIWIALPWIGVLAVAVALALWLVATRSGRLSLAAARIGIASLPQRWGSTSVIVVGIAGVVGVLVAMLAMGEGFQATLNSTGDDTTAIVLRGGSQAETNSVITRDLVPLISSLPGIASDANGRPQVSPELSQVVNIASRADGTDVNAQLRGVGEQAWAVHQKVKIAQGRRFTPGLRELVVGKGALNQFRGLELGKTLTLGSQQWTVVGVFASGDAHDSELWTDAQTLATTYNRSAYQSIHVRTTGKAGFTQFKAAMAADPRLKLDVETTRAYYGKQGGGLNKLISILGTVIGAIMAVGAVFGALNTMYAAVATRAREIATMRAIGFRGTPVIMALMLETMLLALLGGLLGGLIAWAVFNGYTVSTLGNNFSQVVFQFKVSPELLWSGLKWALGIGLVGGLFPALRAARLPITTALREV, from the coding sequence ATGCAAAGCAAATGGAAGAACCGTGGGGCAAACCTGCTGTCGGTGGTGGTGCTGGCGGTGGGGCTGGGAATCTGGATTGCGTTGCCGTGGATCGGCGTGCTGGCGGTCGCGGTGGCCCTGGCGCTGTGGCTGGTGGCCACGCGCAGCGGCCGCCTGTCGCTGGCGGCCGCGCGCATCGGCATCGCCAGCCTGCCGCAGCGCTGGGGGTCCACCTCGGTGATCGTGGTCGGCATTGCCGGCGTGGTTGGCGTGCTGGTGGCAATGCTGGCAATGGGCGAGGGCTTCCAGGCCACGCTCAACAGCACCGGCGATGACACCACCGCGATTGTTCTGCGCGGCGGCTCGCAGGCGGAGACCAATTCGGTGATCACCCGCGACCTGGTGCCACTGATCAGCAGCCTGCCCGGCATCGCAAGCGATGCCAACGGGCGCCCGCAGGTGTCGCCGGAGTTGTCGCAGGTGGTCAACATCGCCTCGCGCGCCGATGGCACCGACGTCAACGCGCAGTTGCGTGGCGTGGGCGAACAGGCCTGGGCGGTGCACCAGAAGGTCAAGATCGCGCAGGGCCGCCGCTTCACCCCCGGCCTGCGCGAACTGGTGGTCGGCAAGGGCGCGTTGAACCAGTTCCGCGGGCTGGAGTTGGGCAAGACGCTCACCCTGGGTAGCCAGCAGTGGACCGTGGTCGGCGTGTTCGCCTCCGGCGATGCGCACGATTCGGAGCTGTGGACCGATGCGCAGACGCTGGCCACCACCTACAACCGCAGCGCCTACCAGTCGATCCATGTGCGCACCACTGGCAAGGCTGGCTTTACGCAGTTCAAGGCCGCCATGGCCGCCGACCCGCGGCTCAAGCTGGATGTGGAAACCACCCGCGCGTACTACGGCAAGCAAGGCGGTGGCTTGAACAAGCTGATCAGCATCCTGGGCACGGTGATCGGCGCGATCATGGCGGTGGGCGCGGTCTTTGGTGCGCTCAACACCATGTATGCGGCGGTCGCCACGCGTGCGCGCGAAATCGCCACGATGCGCGCGATCGGCTTTCGCGGCACGCCGGTGATCATGGCGCTGATGCTGGAAACCATGCTGCTGGCGCTGCTGGGCGGGCTGCTGGGCGGGTTGATCGCCTGGGCGGTGTTCAATGGCTACACGGTCTCCACGCTGGGCAACAACTTCAGCCAGGTGGTGTTCCAGTTCAAGGTGTCGCCGGAGCTGCTGTGGAGCGGGCTGAAATGGGCGCTGGGCATCGGCTTGGTGGGCGGGCTGTTTCCGGCCCTGCGGGCGGCGCGGTTGCCGATCACCACGGCCTTGCGTGAGGTGTAG
- a CDS encoding Rap1a/Tai family immunity protein, which translates to MQHRTPWLALVALGLFSTTAAAARAPEPWELTGHALIDAGLDGSLAPEIDAPGQPEVKVMVSASRAGAYLLGVASATYRTQWCMPAGKAGPPDLRALLADLSALPDARLDEPAPGLIVQALAKRYPCRK; encoded by the coding sequence ATGCAGCATCGCACTCCCTGGTTGGCCCTGGTCGCGCTTGGCCTGTTCTCCACCACCGCAGCCGCCGCGCGCGCACCCGAGCCCTGGGAGCTCACCGGTCACGCGCTGATCGACGCCGGACTGGATGGCTCGCTGGCACCGGAGATCGACGCACCCGGGCAACCCGAAGTCAAGGTCATGGTGTCGGCCAGCCGCGCCGGCGCCTATCTGCTGGGCGTGGCCAGCGCCACGTATCGCACGCAGTGGTGCATGCCCGCAGGCAAGGCCGGCCCGCCGGACCTGCGGGCACTGCTGGCTGATCTCAGCGCATTGCCCGATGCACGACTGGATGAGCCCGCACCCGGCCTGATCGTCCAGGCATTGGCCAAACGCTATCCGTGCCGCAAGTAG
- a CDS encoding ABC transporter ATP-binding protein, which produces MTALVSLRNITKTYQRGPEQVQVLHGIDLEIASGDFVALMGPSGSGKTTLLNLIGGLDSPSGGEIEIEGERIDRMSGGQLATWRSHHVGFVFQFYNLMPMLTAQKNVELPLLLTSLNAAQRKRNAEIALTLVGLQERRSHKPSELSGGQQQRVAIARAIVSDPTFLICDEPTGDLDRQNAEDILRLLQELNREHGKTIVMVTHDPKAAEYATHTIHLDKGELADAPLVL; this is translated from the coding sequence ATGACCGCTCTTGTCAGTTTGCGCAACATCACCAAGACCTACCAACGCGGACCCGAGCAGGTGCAGGTGCTGCACGGCATCGACCTGGAAATCGCCAGCGGCGATTTCGTCGCGCTGATGGGGCCGTCCGGCTCCGGCAAGACCACCTTGCTCAATCTGATCGGTGGCCTGGACAGCCCCAGCGGCGGCGAGATCGAGATCGAGGGTGAGCGCATCGACCGCATGAGCGGCGGACAGCTCGCCACCTGGCGCAGCCATCACGTCGGCTTCGTCTTCCAGTTCTACAACCTGATGCCGATGCTCACCGCGCAGAAGAACGTGGAACTGCCGCTGCTGCTGACCTCGCTCAATGCCGCGCAGCGCAAGCGCAATGCCGAGATCGCATTGACCCTGGTCGGCCTGCAGGAACGCCGCAGCCACAAGCCCAGCGAGCTGTCCGGTGGCCAGCAGCAGCGCGTGGCGATCGCGCGCGCCATCGTGTCCGACCCGACCTTCCTGATTTGCGACGAACCCACCGGCGATCTGGACCGCCAGAACGCCGAGGACATCCTGCGCCTGCTGCAGGAACTCAATCGAGAACACGGCAAGACCATCGTGATGGTGACCCACGACCCCAAGGCGGCCGAGTACGCCACCCACACCATCCATCTGGACAAGGGCGAGCTGGCCGACGCGCCACTCGTGCTCTGA